The following coding sequences are from one Myxococcales bacterium window:
- the hscB gene encoding Fe-S protein assembly co-chaperone HscB: MLCWSCEKNVEAAVFCPACGALLPFPPGERPDHFAVLGAERTFTQDAPALERAYKEGARAVHPDKFARADSRARRAAMQRTVALNEAWRTLRDPVARAEYLVRLGGIEVGAEDGTLRRTDAGREKIAVPAALLAEMLDKREALMDARLADDEGAVAALLADVQQKVTAAMDEVRTALDGTPPDIEAAARALVAVRYYRRFVEAADEGGEAEGPHLGPGAEHG, from the coding sequence ATGCTTTGTTGGTCGTGTGAAAAGAACGTCGAGGCTGCGGTCTTCTGCCCCGCCTGCGGCGCTCTTTTGCCTTTTCCCCCGGGTGAGCGCCCCGATCACTTCGCCGTGCTGGGCGCGGAGCGCACGTTTACGCAGGACGCTCCGGCCCTCGAGCGGGCCTACAAGGAAGGGGCACGGGCTGTTCACCCCGACAAGTTCGCGCGCGCCGATAGCCGAGCCCGCAGGGCGGCCATGCAGCGCACGGTGGCCCTGAACGAAGCGTGGCGTACGCTGCGCGATCCGGTTGCGCGCGCCGAATACCTGGTGCGGCTAGGGGGCATCGAGGTGGGTGCCGAGGATGGCACGCTCAGGCGCACCGATGCGGGCCGAGAGAAGATCGCCGTGCCTGCGGCGTTGCTGGCCGAGATGCTGGACAAACGCGAAGCCCTCATGGACGCGCGCCTTGCGGACGACGAGGGGGCGGTGGCGGCCTTGCTCGCCGACGTCCAACAGAAGGTCACGGCGGCGATGGACGAGGTGAGGACGGCCCTCGACGGCACGCCGCCCGACATCGAAGCGGCTGCTCGCGCGCTGGTGGCTGTTCGTTACTACCGCCGCTTCGTCGAAGCGGCCGATGAGGGCGGGGAGGCCGAAGGGCCCCACCTTGGCCCGGGAGCAGAGCATGGCTGA